A region of Vitis riparia cultivar Riparia Gloire de Montpellier isolate 1030 chromosome 12, EGFV_Vit.rip_1.0, whole genome shotgun sequence DNA encodes the following proteins:
- the LOC117925968 gene encoding MDIS1-interacting receptor like kinase 2-like — translation MILSWQLIVSLEIGWLTSLNDLDLAANSLTGPIPPSIGNLRNLTSLHLHTNKLSGSIPQEIGWLRLLDDLILSVNNLNGSIPASIGNLSSLTFLFLNHNELSGAIPLEMNNITHLKSLQLFENNFIGQLPQEICLGGVLENFTAFGNHFTGPIPKSLKNCTSLVRVRLERNQLMGDIAESFGVYPTLNYIDLSSNNFYGELSEKWGQCHMLTSLSISNNNISGAIPPQLGKAIQLQQLDLSANHLSGKIPKELGMLPSLFILLLGDNNLSSSIPLELGNLFNLEILNLASNNLSGPIPRQLGNFWKLRSFNLSENRFVDSIPDEIGKMHHLESLDLSQNMLIGEVPPLLGELQNLETLNLSHNGLSGTIPHTFDDLISLTVADISYNQLEGPLPNIKAFASFEALKNNKGLCGNNVTHLKPCSASRKRANKFSVLIIVLLIVSTLLFLFAFIIGICFLFQKLRKRKTKSPEADVEDLFAIWGHDGELLYEHIIQGTDNFSSKQCIGTGGYGTVYKAELPTGRVVAVKKLHSSQDGDMADLKAFKSEIHALTQIRHRNIVKLYGFSSFAEISFLVYEFMEKGSLRNILSNDEEAEKLDWNVRLNIVKGVAKALSYMHHDCSPPIVHRDISSNNVLLDSEYEAHVSDFGTARLLKLDSSNWTSFAGTFGYTAPELAYTMKVDNKTDVYSFGVVTLEVIMGKHPGELISSLLSSASSSSSSPSTVDHRLLNDVMDQRLSPPVNQVAEEVVAVVKLAFACLRVNPQSRPTMQQVGRALSTQWPPLSKPFSMITLGELLGHDS, via the exons ATGATCTTGAGTTGGCAACTAATAGTCTCATTG GAAATTGGATGGTTGACATCACTTAATGATCTTGACTTGGCAGCTAATAGTCTCACTGGTCCAATCCCTCCATCCATAGGTAACTTGAGGAACTTAACCTCTTTGCACCTTCATACAAACAAACTTTCTGGTTCAatccctcaagaaattggatggTTGAGATTGCTTGATGATCTTATATTGTCAGTTAACAATCTCAATGGTTCAATACCAGCTTCCATAGGAAACTTGTCCAGCTTAACCTTTTTGTTCCTAAATCACAACGAGCTTAGTGGTGCCATTCCTCTTGAAATGAATAATATCACTCATTTGAAATCTTTACAGTTATTTGAGAATAACTTCATTGGCCAACTACCACAAGAGATATGCCTTGGTGGTGTTCTTGAAAACTTTACGGCCTTTGGAAACCATTTCACTGGTCCCATACCAAAAAGCTTGAAAAATTGCACTAGCTTAGTCAGAGTTAGGCTTGAAAGAAACCAACTGATGGGAGACATAGCCGAAAGTTTTGGTGTGTACCCGACCCTAAATTATATTGATCTAAGCAGCAACAATTTTTATGGTGAGCTTTCTGAGAAATGGGGGCAGTGCCACATGCTCACAAGCCTGAGCATCTCCAACAACAATATTTCTGGTGCTATACCGCCTCAACTTGGGAAAGCAATTCAACTGCAACAACTTGATCTCTCCGCCAATCATCTAAGCGGGAAGATCCCAAAAGAGTTGGGTATGTTGCCATCATTGTTCATATTGTTGTTGGGAGACAACAATCTTTCAAGCAGTATTCCTTTGGAATTGGGAAACTTATTCAATCTTGAAATTCTTAACTTGGCGTCAAACAACTTAAGCGGTCCAATTCCCAGACAGCTAGGAAACTTTTGGAAATTACGGTCCTTCAACTTGAGTGAGAATAGATTTGTGGATAGCATTCCTGACGAAATTGGAAAGATGCACCATCTTGAAAGTCTCGATCTTAGTCAAAATATGTTGATAGGAGAGGTTCCACCACTGCTTGGAGAATTACAGAACCTGGAAACGTTGAATCTCTCCCATAACGGGCTCTCTGGCACCATCCCACACACTTTTGATGATCTGATAAGCCTGACAGTTGCTGATATATCCTACAATCAGTTGGAAGGTCCTCTCCCCAACATCAAAGCTTTCGCTTCATTTGaggcattaaaaaataataaaggtcTGTGTGGAAATAATGTCACTCATCTCAAGCCATGCAGTGCCAGTCGAAAGAGGGCCAACAAGTTTTCTGTTTTGATCATAGTGCTCCTCATTGTGAGCACTCTATTGttcttatttgcttttattattggcatttgttttcttttccaaaaattgaGGAAGAGAAAAACCAAGTCTCCAGAAGCAGATGTTGAAGATCTATTTGCAATATGGGGTCATGATGGAGAATTGTTGTATGAGCACATCATACAGGGGACCGACAATTTCAGTTCGAAACAGTGTATCGGCACTGGAGGATATGGTACTGTTTACAAGGCTGAGTTGCCAACAGGCCGGGTTGTTGCTGTGAAAAAACTTCACTCATCACAAGATGGAGATATGGCTGATTTGAAAGCTTTCAAAAGCGAGATTCATGCTTTAACACAGATAAGGCATCGCAACATCGTCAAGCTTTATGGCTTCAGTTCATTTGCAGAGATCTCATTTTTGGTTTATGAGTTTATGGAAAAGGGGAGCTTGCGAAACATTCTAAGCAACGACGAAGAAGCAGAAAAATTAGATTGGAATGTGAGGCTAAACATTGTTAAAGGCGTGGCTAAAGCTTTATCTTACATGCACCATGATTGCTCACCTCCTATAGTTCATCGAGACATATCGAGCAACAATGTTTTGTTAGATTCAGAATATGAGGCTCATGTATCTGACTTTGGCACGGCTAGGCTTTTAAAGTTGGACTCATCTAATTGGACTTCATTTGCAGGAACTTTTGGTTATACTGCTCCAG AACTTGCTTACACCATGAAGGTTGATAATAAAACTGATGTTTATAGCTTCGGAGTGGTAACATTGGAAGTAATTATGGGAAAGCATCCTGGAGAACTCATCTCGTCCCTGTTATCGTCAGCGTCCTCATCATCCTCATCACCATCAACTGTGGACCATCGCCTATTGAATGATGTGATGGACCAGCGCCTCTCACCTCCTGTGAATCAAGTGGCTGAGGAAGTAGTGGCTGTAGTGAAGTTAGCATTTGCATGCTTGCGTGTTAATCCCCAATCTCGGCCGACTATGCAACAAGTTGGTCGAGCACTCTCAACACAGTGGCCACCATTGTCAAAACCATTTTCCATGATAACGTTGGGTGAGCTGCTGGGTCATGATAGTTGA